The following nucleotide sequence is from Vulpes lagopus strain Blue_001 chromosome 1, ASM1834538v1, whole genome shotgun sequence.
TTTAAAAATAGCGTACTTTGTGtcatctctttatctttcttccatGGCTTAGCACTAACTCTGTGTACTTATCTGAATGTTGGTCTGTTTTGGCCACCCCAAACTATTACATCTCTGCTTCAGAAATGCCCCCTCATTTCTTTGCCATGTAACCTGTGCCAAGGTAGGGGAGGAAAGTGGCTTCTTGGAGGGCCAGGTGCTCTGTAATAGCACTTATGTCATGAAAGGAGAGAGATTGGCCCTCCAACATATACTTTCTCGTCGGTTTTCTgggccagggcagaggcagacaTTGCATCTCTGGACTAAAGTCAACTACAAAATCCATTCAGAGCTTGAGACTAGAGAACACCCAGTCTTGCTGTTGAGAAGAAGACCTTTCCTGGATGCGTAACTCAGCCTTACTGGGCACTTGTCCACACTTAGAAAGAAGAGGCTGCCAGAAATGAGTCCCCTGCCTTTTATTAGCAGAGAGATTGGACAGTCCATCCAGGTATGATGACACCACCAGCAGTGTCAACTTGACAATGGCACCCTCTCAAGTGGCTGATAAGAATGTAAGAGAGGAGGGGCCCCAATGAGAAGGGATGATGGAAATGGGGTGGGGAGAAATGAAATGTTTAGTGAGGCTGCATTGTGCTGGGCACTTAGCCTGCGTTGTATCTTCTATCATTTACCTTTCAAACTGATGTCCCTCACGTCCACCCCAATGCTCTGTTCCTACAGATCTCGTGGCAGTATGGTTTCTAGCCCATGAAGTTCAACCTCGTATCCCAGCACCCCCTCATTGATCCTCAATAATTCAAATACAGACAAAAAACCcagtttattaagcatttactgagcactcatcCACTGTCCCACATGGTGTCAAGCATTgtggagaataaaaaagaagcatGGGGCACTGTCCCTGCTGCCTACACAGAATTTACGATGTGACAAATAAATATGACATCAGTTAAAACACTGACAGGAATTAAATAGAGTGgtaataaatacagaaatctaCCTTGTAGATCATTCACAGCATCTAAGGGAACCTTCCATGATTGTCTTTGGGGCCACTTAAAGAATGAAGTCTTTGAGGACAAGCCTAGCCAAGAACGAAATCCATCATCAAGGGTGTGCAGTGCCCAGAGAACATCACAAGAAGGGATACGGCACGTTGGAAATGACGTGGAGATCAAGGAGGGTCTCCTGGTCTTGGCATTCAGAACTCGTAGAATTTCTCCATCCAGGTCAAGAGAATGTCGACTTCTCCAAAGGCTTTGGTCTGGGCTGCTTGTATGTCCaactaaagagaaaggagagctgACGATCTACCATATTAGCCACAAGAATAGGTTTCCTTCCCACCCACCACTCCTGGAGCTGGCTCACCTCTGGGATGGCCTCTGAGGAGCTCACCCGCCCACCCTGGTTCCTTCACAGAGGTGGGGGGAAGCACTGAGGACCAACGGACCAGTGAGTAGCAGTGGGTAAGGAGCAAGGGAAAAGCATCTGGAGTTCCCGATAACAAGAACTATGAAATCCCAGTGCAGGTTGGATTTGGCCAACTCCTGAGTCTACTAtgcagatgatgaaactgaggcccagttggCCCCCTTCCTCTATATATGATTACcctttaccatttatttttagaCTGATATATCTGATCAAAATCGTATATATTTTTGTGGGGGGGTCTGGGGATGAAGTTTGGATTTTCTTTGTTGGCTTTCTTTGGGGAAACAGTAATGTATTttcccatgcttttttttttttctcacaaactGGACCATATGAGCATAATGGAAAATACTGCAGTTATGTAGTACGTGTTTGGGGTCGGACGCCTACTTCAGACTCCAGCTGCCCAGCTCAAGTATTTGTAAAACTTTCACAGGGAAAGTCCTTAATAATGAAATCATCTTGCAGggaaatataaaagcattttaatgtgaaaactggcacaaaaatggaccaTGTTGTTTGTGGAGCTTGTGCAAAGTGTATGATAATTAATGCAAATATACCTGTGCTTGTGGAAAATTAGGTGGCTCTTGGGCATGCCTGCAGGAGTGACCTGCCGTGAATTCTGCAGGCACCCTCTTGTGATGGCACCCTCATGTGGCGGTTCAGGCTACTCTACTGGTGAAGAGGCAGGCTCTCCAATCCTGGCCTTGATTACCTGTTTAAATGCCCTCTGAAACAGCAGAAATCGCCTGCGTGCACTCTCGCTGATAGAAAACATCTCATTTTCCTGCtggataatagaaaaaaattgtgcCAAAGGTTGGGTAGCAGCAGAGgcaagccccccgcccccctccggtGATGCCAGAGGGCTTCCCAGGGCCAGCTCTGAATCCCACATTCTCAAGGGAACCGCTGCTGAACCCCCACCGGTGGTGGGggctgacttctttcattttcatagCAATCTTGCCACGTATGGGTGATTATCtacattttataggtaagaaaactgaagttcagagaggttgacTGCCTTGCGAGGCATTATCCAGCTGGTTAGATGCAGGCCTGACCTCGAATCCAGAGCTGCTAGCgtccagagcctgtgctctttccCATGACAGCACTGACTCCCCATCATGGAATAAAAGCCAAGACTGgataaggggagggagagggcgtCTCCCTAAAACACATCGCTTCCCGTGGGCTCCCAGGTAGCAGCATTGTTCTACTCACGCTGGGTTGTAGTTTTGATGCAATGACAAAAAAGTTGTTGGCCAGAGTAGAGAATGACCTCCGGATCCTGACGTCAGCTGCCTCATCCAGGTAGTTTTTGAAAACGGTGTTCAAGTAGAACGTCAGCAGGGCACGGATGAGGTAACAGCTCTCGGCATCCTGGGGAGAGTCTGGGTTACTGCGGAGTCGAGCGCTGTGCCCACCCTGGCCCCAGATGGACAGCCCACATGCCCCACGAGGCGAGATAAGCACATAGAGAAAGAGATCTCCCAGGAGATGTTGAGCAGCATTTAATCCAAAGGGAGCATTTGatcagggtggggggtggggagcacacaGAGGGGCACCTGTGGTTAATGGGAGGAACCACTGACCCAGGGAGGAGGGACACACAGCCAGCCAGTGGCAGATGCAGACCTAGGCCCCAGGAGTCCTGACCCCATCTGCTTAGTCTTCTTTCCCTACACCACATGGCCTCTCTGATAGCTATTGGGGTTGgcaggtggtggtgatggagccTGAAAAGTACCCGACACTTGGTGGCTCAGAGCTGAGAGTCTAGGGAAAGAactggaaagagaaatgagaaatgcaaaCTAACACCCTGGAACGCAGTGATTGTACTCGAGCCCCCGTGAGCACCGGTGAACCTCAGTGCCTTGCAGGGATCAAGGCTCGGTGCATATGCTCGCTGACTGCCTAGCTGGGTGAGGGGAAGGCACAACAGGTGAGGAAGAAGGATGGGAACCAACCAAAGAGACCTAAGCAGATGTGGGATCCTGGCAAGTCTggataaatggagaaaaagatgCTTATGAGCCCTAATCCCCACCACCTTCCATGCCACGTAGCCCAGGCACTGGGGTGACGACCCAGACCTCGGCCTGGGCAGAAGTGGTCTCTGTCAACCTCCCCTAGACCACCCGTAGAAGACAGGCCACCAGAGAGAGGCATCGTCCTTCCCCAGAGTCTAATTACCGAGACATCCTGCAGAACCTCCTTCCGTAGCAGCCGGACACCGGTGATGTTATCCTGAGCTTGCTTTGGGGACAGAGAGCAAACTTGAGGGGCAGCACAGAGACCCACCTTGCAAACACACGCTGACCCCCAGATCCACGCAGTCTGAGATCTCAGAGGCCAGAGGAACCAAGGGAGGACCCAGGAAAGGCTGAGCGGAGATAGCCTGTGGGGTGAGGGCCCCGCTTTCCAGCCAGAAATCACTCCCCTTAACCCTCCGGGGCAGATGGAATCCCAGGAGCTCTGAGAGCCTTGGTCGGGGACCTGTTTGGTTCCCCTGGTCAGGAGGGGGCAAGCCTCTTGGGTTTAAGAACTAACAGGGGCAATGTTCTGCCTTCATATTCCGTGGGGGTtggcttggggtgggggctgcaccTCTCAGCTGCCTCTTGCCCTTGGAGCTTCCTCTGCAACCAGCCACATCCTCCAATTCTCAGATTATAGTCAAAGCATCCTCGTGAGAAGGGAGCTTTCGAGCTTGTCCCCCCCCACCCACAACGTGCCACCAAGGAAGGTGATGGAGGGGCGGGTACTGTGCCTGGTTTCAAGGTCAAGGTCGCACCCGGCTGTCCTGTCCCCAGTCCAGCgctctcccctcctccaggctGCCTCACCGCGCTCCCTCTTTCTGCCCCAAATCTGAGTCCTTGTTGAAGGAGTGCGCTTGCCAGTGGGAGTACCGGGTCACCACTTTCAGGACCCGGAGAGATTCACAGTCACATTCCGCCGCCCGAGCCTCAGACATTCTTTTTACCACTAGCCGATGCCTTGGCAGGTGAGAGCagctgagcaggagcctggcCAAGCCGGTGCTGAAAACCCCAGCGGGTCTCAAAGCAGTTCCCAGGACTTGCGATTGGTGGAGTCCCATGTCCCCTCTGGGACGTAGATGAAGCCCCAGGGAATCAGGGCCCTTCTGTATTCCCCTCGGGCTAATTTATTTCCCTAGAGATTGACCACATCCTGCTGAGCCTCATGTGCAAGAGGGAATGGGTCCTTGTGATGCCTCGGACTTTATAAAGTTATCATATAGGAACACAATGAGCGAGGGGCGAAGGGCTCTATCATCATAGGATACTATCCCGCACCCACGGGAACCCCCGCAGCCGGGCCCAGAGCGACTCGTCACTCACCACAGTGTCCTTCACGGTCCAGAAGGCCTCCCGCAGTTCCCGGAGAGCTACTCCCTGCACTCGGCAGGGTCCGAACCGGAACTCCTGGCCCTGGGCCCCCGGCCCCTGGCTCCGTAGAAGCAGGATCAGACTCAGGCCGAGGAGGGCAGTTGTCCGTCCCGGAGAGCCCATCTGCCGCCAAGGAACGCCCGGGAGGATCCTGCTGCAAGAAAGGGAGGCATCCCACTGAGGTAGGTCCTCTGCTCCTGCAGGGGCATGTCCGGGATCACGCTCCTCCGCTCTCCTCGGCCACCTTCGGGGACACAGGTGCAAAGGCTGAGACCGGGGTAGGTTCCCAGTGGTGGAATATTGCTGACGGGTGGccttgctgggggtgggggctgggggtacGTGGCTGTCTGCCCTTCCATCCCACACCCGCGGCTCTCGctgtctctctgcccttccccaccaggCCTGCCCACGTCGCAGACGCCCAACACCCCCTTGCTTGCTCCATGACAGCTCTCTCCGGCCACCAACTGGAGTGTAAGCAAGAAGAGTGAAGACATGGGGCGGGGGCTGAAGCGCCAAAGAGCATGTGTAGAACAGCCTCTACACTCGGGAGGTTAGGGACCCTCACTAGGCGGTTGCTAGTCTGAGCCCTACTCTGAGGTCTCCAGGCGCGCTCACTGGGGCAGGTCTTTGCTCCTGCCCCGGGAGGGGACCCTCCTGACTCCTCATCTCTGGGGAGCCCAGGGATTAATCCTGGACCACAGGGAGGGGCCCAGACAGTAGGTTAGGGTCGCAGGCTCACTGTGCCTCCACAGCTGACCGACTCACCCCTTTCCAGGTCAGGACACAAGAGGGAGGGATCAGGTTTCCAGGTGAATCAGCTTCAAAACCTCCCACTAAAGCACCAGTGGGATGACTGTCTGAGGAGGCCCCAAGCCGGGGACGGGAACCCATCATCTATTTGTCATGCCCGCGGGCAGACAGTTTCTTCTCCCTGCTTTCTTTgccctttgcttttcttcctcccttctctcctctccgttgtctgtctccctccccttcttccttactTCCTTCTGCAGGAAGTTAAGAACCTCTGTCTCTCTGGGCACCGGTCTCACACCTGAAGCCACCCAGTTGCAGCCCTAGGCTGGGAAGGAGACTGTCTCTAGAGTGACCGCCACCCCGTGGCCCAGAGGGGCCCAGGACGAGCGCCCGAGGTCCTCTATCAGCCTTCCTGCCGTGCAGCCCAGATCCTTCTTGGTGTCAAAGCGGAGAGTCCAGCTCCTCATCCATCCCCCCGGCTCCCGGGCCTGAGGACGCAGTGGCCCAGTGCTCCGGAGCGAAGCACCCCTGATTCGCCCATCACTCACCTCAGGCCCCAGCAGTGATGCTTGAGGGCGCACTGTTCAGGGGTGGTTGGCTCCTGGTATGGGGGGGGCAAGTTGGACAGGCCCCCCACGGTTTGCTGCTCGGGGGAGTCCCCGTGGGCGGAAGGTTCTCCCGGCACCGTTGCAAAAGTTCAAGGTGTGCAGGCGGGCCAGGCTTTGTGGGGATCATATatatgggggatgggggaggggcggagggagggggaggtggagaaagggaaattggTCATGCTTTCCCACAGCATTACTTCACTGCCTACTCACCGTTCACTGAGGTGAGCTGAGGCCTTGGGCTGAGTGCTGGTTGTGACCAGGAGCAAGTGCCCCGGCTGCCCTGAGCCTCGGGCTCTGCACCTATGAAACTCAAACGGACCAACAGAcgaccagcccccacccccccagggcaGGTGCGAGGAGCAGTTGGGAAAGCGTGTCCTCGATGTGCTTTGGGAACTCTACACACCACGTGCAAGCGCATCACTGCTGTGTGGAGTATCctggcctcctttttttttattttcataatatgtatttttaaaattttatttatttattcatgacagagagagagagacagagagagagaggcagagacacaggcagagggagagggagaagcaggctccatgcagggagcccgacgtgggactcgatcccgggtctccaggatcacaccccggactgaaggTGATGCCAAACCACTggacaccggggctgccccataccCCGGTCTCCTTATTGCAAAATCACTCAATAATTATGCCCTACTGGTGCTGGGACAATGACCTGGACACCGAGGCTGCCCACGCACACTTCTGTGATGGTTCGGGGCCAGGAATGGTGGCGTGTCCCCTCGCACACAGCCACCAATGGCCGTGTGTCCAGTGCAGGGAGAATGAGACAGTGTGTGCATGGCCAGACCGGGAAGGCGGAAGGGCCCCGGGGCCTGGCGGCCTAGCCTCGGCCTTGCTGCTCGGCGGGGGATCCCTGAGGGATGCGGCCTGTCAGGAGCCAGTGCGGTGGACAAACCCCAGCACGTGTGCAGCCAGCCAGGCCCTTGGGCTTCGGGCCGCCTACAGCATGGAGGGTAGGCCCAAGCAGTGCTCCCAAAGCAGGTCGCACAGCACGTGGGCTGAGGGACGAGAGATTTCGTAGGCAGGAGATTCCAGAAGGCTGGCATGTGCCAGCACCCCACTTGGAAACACGTAATGCTCCCAGGAATGATGAAGACTGAGAAGTCCCCCGAGGGCCAGGGGGGTGGGGACATGGCTTTATGTGACTTTGTTAATGCAGCATTTCCCATGAGTATCTGACCATGTCCCTGGGACACATTGTGGGAAACGCTGGACCCTGAATCAGAGATTGACAAGCTGTGGGCCGAGAAAAGGCTAAGGATGGCTTACCCTGTGACCTGAGGATGGTTTTTATATTTgctaatgacaaaaaaaaaaatcagaaaccgAAAAGTACATGAAATTTAAATGTCAGTGTCCATGAATACAGTTTCTCCGGGGCGCAGCCACACCCAGCCTGTTTACATATTGTGTATGGGCGCTCTTGTGCTACGATGACAGAGACCAGTACTCATGGCGGAGACCCTCTGGCCcacaaagcccaaaatatttaccCTCTGCCCTTTACAGAGAGGGGCTGCTGAGCCCCGCTCCGAATTACCCTCCTGCACAAACATCTGGGTTCAGGTAGACTGTGATGTGAGGGGTGGGAGAAGGAAGACCAGGGGACCCTGGAAGGACTCGGCCCTTCCCCATCTCTCCGGCTGGCAGGCCCTTCTCATCCTCTGGGGCACCAGCACCCCTGCCCttcatcactcattcattcactggcATTCATTCCCT
It contains:
- the IL24 gene encoding interleukin-24; amino-acid sequence: MNAFWASSSRSTWGFLVVPCLSLILLLRSQGPGAQGQEFRFGPCRVQGVALRELREAFWTVKDTVQAQDNITGVRLLRKEVLQDVSDAESCYLIRALLTFYLNTVFKNYLDEAADVRIRRSFSTLANNFFVIASKLQPSQENEMFSISESARRRFLLFQRAFKQLDIQAAQTKAFGEVDILLTWMEKFYEF